Proteins found in one Colletes latitarsis isolate SP2378_abdomen chromosome 8, iyColLati1, whole genome shotgun sequence genomic segment:
- the Eph gene encoding eph receptor tyrosine kinase isoform X10, translating to MAPFNMAGVAGLLATCAAAAASAAHLLPLLLLLICPRGTHAEQVVLLDTTQEEKLEWTKYPFGPAMVTPGWVEESFTNFDKGINWRSYVVCDVAYSDVNNWLWTPFIDRGPANRVYIEIKFTTRDCSLFPGHALSCKETFSLLYYEFDAATKEPPPWKTESYKLIGRIAAGEGRFNTNTEVMINTEVKSIPVTKRGVYFAFRDQGACISILAIKVYYISCPEISVNFAHFPATPTGREVALIEQTIGTCVENAMVMEEPTFLCKGDGKWYLPNGGCHCKPGYQADIEKQQCIKCQKGNFKHEAGPHSCEPCPAYSKSPDYAFSECRCIAGYYRAEKDPKKMPCTQPPSAPQNLTVNFVDQSTVMLSWNAPHMLGGRTDTTYRVVCDACSMGVKYIPNADIFNDTKITITGLNAVTTYRFQVFAENGVSSLAGKSEYVDITVTTEASVPSLVNNVRITSVKSSELSISWDAPVTEIGGDSDLVERYEVRCYPRYDDATNATVIQTTELSATFKGLKPSTDYAIQVRAKTTRGWGEYTPVVFKKTPHAMGLDYVGEDDNMQVRIIAGAIVAVVVLLVIIIIMTVLILRRASDECNKKQPSDCDTLEYRNGEVGVAAAGAGGTGGAGARSYVDPHTYEDPNQAVREFAREIDAGYITIEAIIGGGEFGDVCRGKLKLPPDGRTEIDVAIKTLKPGSADKARNDFLTEASIMGQFEHPNVIFLQGVVTKSNPVMIITEFMENGSLDTFLRANDGKFQVLQLVGMLRGIASGMQYLAEMNYVHRDLAARNVLVNAALVCKIADFGLSREIESATEGAYTTRGGKIPVRWTAPEAIAFRKFTSASDVWSMGIVCWEVMSYGERPYWNWSNQDVIKSIEKGYRLPAPMDCPEAIYQLMLDCWQKERTHRPTFANLTQTLDKLIRSPETLRKIAQNRIRERGAPPPPPPASSTSSNVHLRKRGTNPLAPDAVDLTQLTSVGEWLASIKMSRYADSFERSGVTSLDAAARVTVQELTALGVTLVGHQKKIMNSVTALRAQMSATTQGFLV from the exons TGGGTGGAAGAGTCGTTCACGAACTTCGACAAGGGCATCAATTGGCGGAGCTACGTTGTCTGCGACGTCGCGTACAGCGACGTGAACAATTGGCTGTGGACGCCGTTCATCGACAGGGGACCGGCGAACCGCGTGTATATAGAAATAAAATTCACGACCCGTGACTGCTCGTTGTTCCCCGGACACGCGCTCAGCTGCAAAGAAACTTTCAGTCTACTTTACTACGAGTTCGACGCGGCGACCAAGGAGCCGCCGCCATGGAAGACCGAGAGTTACAAGTTGATCG GTCGCATCGCCGCTGGCGAAGGGAGGTTCAACACGAACACGGAAGTGATGATAAATACGGAGGTAAAGTCGATCCCGGTGACCAAGAGAGGCGTGTACTTTGCGTTCCGCGACCAGGGCGCTTGCATCTCCATCCTGGCTATCAAGGTCTACTACATCAGCTGTCCGGAGATATCCGTCAACTTTGCCCACTTTCCAGCGACGCCGACGGGCCGCGAGGTAGCGTTGATCGAGCAAACGATCGGGACTTGCGTCGAGAACGCCATGGTAATGGAGGAGCCCACCTTCCTCTGCAAAGGGGACGGAAAGTGGTATCTACCGAACGGCGGATGTCACTGCAAGCCAGGATACCAAGCTGACATCGAGAAGCAACAGTGCATCAAGTGCCAGAAGGGTAATTTCAAGCACGAGGCTGGTCCGCACAGCTGCGAGCCCTGCCCGGCGTACAGCAAGTCCCCCGATTACGCCTTCTCGGAGTGTCGATGCATCGCGGGTTATTACAGAGCGGAAAAGGACCCCAAGAAGATGCCCTGTACAC AACCGCCTTCGGCGCCACAAAATTTAACGGTCAACTTCGTGGACCAGTCCACCGTGATGCTGTCTTGGAACGCGCCGCACATGCTGGGTGGCAGAACGGACACGACCTACAGGGTGGTCTGCGATGCCTGTAGCATGGGCGTCAAATACATTCCCAACGCC GACATCTTCAACGACACCAAGATCACGATAACGGGCCTAAACGCGGTGACGACCTATCGATTCCAAGTGTTTGCCGAAAACGGCGTATCCTCGCTGGCCGGAAAATCCGAGTACGTGGACATCACGGTCACCACCGAGGCCAGCGTGCCCAGTTTGGTCAACAACGTCAGGATCACCAGCGTTAAGAGTTCCGAGCTGAGCATCAGTTGGGACGCCCCTGTAACCGAGATCGGTGGAGACAGCGATCTGGTCGAGAGATACGAAG TGAGGTGCTATCCGCGCTACGACGACGCTACCAATGCCACCGTTATCCAGACCACCGAGCTCTCGGCGACGTTCAAGGGTTTAAAACCATCCACCGACTACGCGATACAAGTACGGGCAAAGACTACGCGCGGTTGGGGCGAATACACTCCGGTGGTGTTCAAAAAGACGCCTCACGCAATGGGTCTAG ACTACGTTGGAGAGGACGACAACATGCAAGTGAGAATCATAGCCGGGGCTATCGTGGCCGTGGTCGTTCTCCTGGTGATCATCATCATCATGACCGTTCTGATCCTCAGAAG GGCCTCGGACGAGTGTAACAAGAAACAGCCGAGCGACTGCGATACCCTGGAATACAGGAACGGCGAAG TGGGGGTTGCCGCCGCAGGTGCAGGAGGCACTGGTGGTGCAGGTGCGAGGAGTTACGTCGATCCTCACACCTACGAGGACCCGAATCAAGCCGTAAGGGAGTTTGCTCGCGAGATCGACGCGGGATACATCACGATAGAAGCCATCATAG GTGGCGGGGAATTCGGCGACGTTTGTCGGGGAAAGTTGAAGCTGCCGCCCGACGGTCGAACGGAGATCGACGTGGCCATAAAAACTTTGAAACCAGGCTCCGCGGACAAGGCTCGCAACGACTTCCTGACCGAGGCCTCGATCATGGGTCAGTTCGAACACCCGAACGTGATATTCCTGCAGGGGGTCGTGACCAAGAGCAACCCGGTGATGATCATTACGGAGTTTATGGAGAACGGTAGCCTGGACACTTTCCTTCGCGCGAACGACGGCAAGTTCCAAGTACTCCAGCTGGTCGGGATGCTCCGTGGTATCGCGAGCGGTATGCAGTATCTTGCCGAGATGAATTACGTGCACCGGGACCTCGCGGCGAGGAACGTGCTCGTGAACGCCGCCCTGGTGTGCAAGATCGCCGACTTTGGGCTCAGCAGGGAGATCGAAAGCGCCACGGAAGGAGCGTACACGACCAGG GGTGGAAAGATCCCGGTGCGATGGACAGCTCCGGAAGCGATAGCGTTCCGGAAGTTCACCAGCGCCTCGGACGTGTGGAGCATGGGCATCGTCTGTTGGGAGGTGATGTCCTACGGCGAGAGGCCCTACTGGAATTGGTCTAATCAGGACGTGATCAAGTCGATCGAGAAAGGATACAGGCTTCCAGCGCCGATGGATTGTCCGGAGGCAATTTATCAGCTCATGCTCGACTGTTGGCAAAAGGAACGGACCCATCGTCCCACCTTTGCCAATCTCACCCAGACGTTGGACAAGCTCATACGAAGCCCGGAAACGCTGAGGAAAATTGCCCAGAACAG AATCAGGGAAAGGGGTGCTCCACCCCCACCCCCACCCGCCTCGTCGACATCCTCCAACGTGCATTTGAGGAAAAG GGGCACCAATCCACTGGCGCCGGACGCGGTGGACTTGACACAGTTGACCTCGGTCGGCGAGTGGCTGGCCTCGATCAAGATGTCACGGTACGCGGACAGCTTCGAGAGGTCCGGGGTGACCAGCCTGGATGCAGCCGCCCGGGTGACCGTTCAGGAGCTGACGGCGCTCGGCGTGACGCTGGTGGGACACCAGAAGAAGATCATGAACAGCGTGACGGCGCTCCGAGCGCAGATGTCCGCGACGACGCAAGGCTTTCTCGTCTAA
- the Eph gene encoding eph receptor tyrosine kinase isoform X11: protein MAPFNMAGVAGLLATCAAAAASAAHLLPLLLLLICPRGTHAEQVVLLDTTQEEKLEWTKYPFGPAMVTPGWVEESFTNFDKGINWRSYVVCDVAYSDVNNWLWTPFIDRGPANRVYIEIKFTTRDCSLFPGHALSCKETFSLLYYEFDAATKEPPPWKTESYKLIGRIAAGEGRFNTNTEVMINTEVKSIPVTKRGVYFAFRDQGACISILAIKVYYISCPEISVNFAHFPATPTGREVALIEQTIGTCVENAMVMEEPTFLCKGDGKWYLPNGGCHCKPGYQADIEKQQCIKCQKGNFKHEAGPHSCEPCPAYSKSPDYAFSECRCIAGYYRAEKDPKKMPCTQPPSAPQNLTVNFVDQSTVMLSWNAPHMLGGRTDTTYRVVCDACSMGVKYIPNADIFNDTKITITGLNAVTTYRFQVFAENGVSSLAGKSEYVDITVTTEASVPSLVNNVRITSVKSSELSISWDAPVTEIGGDSDLVERYEVRCYPRYDDATNATVIQTTELSATFKGLKPSTDYAIQVRAKTTRGWGEYTPVVFKKTPHAMGLDYVGEDDNMQVRIIAGAIVAVVVLLVIIIIMTVLILRRASDECNKKQPSDCDTLEYRNGEVTTPLFTPAVGVAAAGAGGTGGAGARSYVDPHTYEDPNQAVREFAREIDAGYITIEAIIGGGEFGDVCRGKLKLPPDGRTEIDVAIKTLKPGSADKARNDFLTEASIMGQFEHPNVIFLQGVVTKSNPVMIITEFMENGSLDTFLRANDGKFQVLQLVGMLRGIASGMQYLAEMNYVHRDLAARNVLVNAALVCKIADFGLSREIESATEGAYTTRGGKIPVRWTAPEAIAFRKFTSASDVWSMGIVCWEVMSYGERPYWNWSNQDVIKSIEKGYRLPAPMDCPEAIYQLMLDCWQKERTHRPTFANLTQTLDKLIRSPETLRKIAQNRGTNPLAPDAVDLTQLTSVGEWLASIKMSRYADSFERSGVTSLDAAARVTVQELTALGVTLVGHQKKIMNSVTALRAQMSATTQGFLV from the exons TGGGTGGAAGAGTCGTTCACGAACTTCGACAAGGGCATCAATTGGCGGAGCTACGTTGTCTGCGACGTCGCGTACAGCGACGTGAACAATTGGCTGTGGACGCCGTTCATCGACAGGGGACCGGCGAACCGCGTGTATATAGAAATAAAATTCACGACCCGTGACTGCTCGTTGTTCCCCGGACACGCGCTCAGCTGCAAAGAAACTTTCAGTCTACTTTACTACGAGTTCGACGCGGCGACCAAGGAGCCGCCGCCATGGAAGACCGAGAGTTACAAGTTGATCG GTCGCATCGCCGCTGGCGAAGGGAGGTTCAACACGAACACGGAAGTGATGATAAATACGGAGGTAAAGTCGATCCCGGTGACCAAGAGAGGCGTGTACTTTGCGTTCCGCGACCAGGGCGCTTGCATCTCCATCCTGGCTATCAAGGTCTACTACATCAGCTGTCCGGAGATATCCGTCAACTTTGCCCACTTTCCAGCGACGCCGACGGGCCGCGAGGTAGCGTTGATCGAGCAAACGATCGGGACTTGCGTCGAGAACGCCATGGTAATGGAGGAGCCCACCTTCCTCTGCAAAGGGGACGGAAAGTGGTATCTACCGAACGGCGGATGTCACTGCAAGCCAGGATACCAAGCTGACATCGAGAAGCAACAGTGCATCAAGTGCCAGAAGGGTAATTTCAAGCACGAGGCTGGTCCGCACAGCTGCGAGCCCTGCCCGGCGTACAGCAAGTCCCCCGATTACGCCTTCTCGGAGTGTCGATGCATCGCGGGTTATTACAGAGCGGAAAAGGACCCCAAGAAGATGCCCTGTACAC AACCGCCTTCGGCGCCACAAAATTTAACGGTCAACTTCGTGGACCAGTCCACCGTGATGCTGTCTTGGAACGCGCCGCACATGCTGGGTGGCAGAACGGACACGACCTACAGGGTGGTCTGCGATGCCTGTAGCATGGGCGTCAAATACATTCCCAACGCC GACATCTTCAACGACACCAAGATCACGATAACGGGCCTAAACGCGGTGACGACCTATCGATTCCAAGTGTTTGCCGAAAACGGCGTATCCTCGCTGGCCGGAAAATCCGAGTACGTGGACATCACGGTCACCACCGAGGCCAGCGTGCCCAGTTTGGTCAACAACGTCAGGATCACCAGCGTTAAGAGTTCCGAGCTGAGCATCAGTTGGGACGCCCCTGTAACCGAGATCGGTGGAGACAGCGATCTGGTCGAGAGATACGAAG TGAGGTGCTATCCGCGCTACGACGACGCTACCAATGCCACCGTTATCCAGACCACCGAGCTCTCGGCGACGTTCAAGGGTTTAAAACCATCCACCGACTACGCGATACAAGTACGGGCAAAGACTACGCGCGGTTGGGGCGAATACACTCCGGTGGTGTTCAAAAAGACGCCTCACGCAATGGGTCTAG ACTACGTTGGAGAGGACGACAACATGCAAGTGAGAATCATAGCCGGGGCTATCGTGGCCGTGGTCGTTCTCCTGGTGATCATCATCATCATGACCGTTCTGATCCTCAGAAG GGCCTCGGACGAGTGTAACAAGAAACAGCCGAGCGACTGCGATACCCTGGAATACAGGAACGGCGAAG TGACCACGCCGCTGTTCACACCTGCAGTGGGGGTTGCCGCCGCAGGTGCAGGAGGCACTGGTGGTGCAGGTGCGAGGAGTTACGTCGATCCTCACACCTACGAGGACCCGAATCAAGCCGTAAGGGAGTTTGCTCGCGAGATCGACGCGGGATACATCACGATAGAAGCCATCATAG GTGGCGGGGAATTCGGCGACGTTTGTCGGGGAAAGTTGAAGCTGCCGCCCGACGGTCGAACGGAGATCGACGTGGCCATAAAAACTTTGAAACCAGGCTCCGCGGACAAGGCTCGCAACGACTTCCTGACCGAGGCCTCGATCATGGGTCAGTTCGAACACCCGAACGTGATATTCCTGCAGGGGGTCGTGACCAAGAGCAACCCGGTGATGATCATTACGGAGTTTATGGAGAACGGTAGCCTGGACACTTTCCTTCGCGCGAACGACGGCAAGTTCCAAGTACTCCAGCTGGTCGGGATGCTCCGTGGTATCGCGAGCGGTATGCAGTATCTTGCCGAGATGAATTACGTGCACCGGGACCTCGCGGCGAGGAACGTGCTCGTGAACGCCGCCCTGGTGTGCAAGATCGCCGACTTTGGGCTCAGCAGGGAGATCGAAAGCGCCACGGAAGGAGCGTACACGACCAGG GGTGGAAAGATCCCGGTGCGATGGACAGCTCCGGAAGCGATAGCGTTCCGGAAGTTCACCAGCGCCTCGGACGTGTGGAGCATGGGCATCGTCTGTTGGGAGGTGATGTCCTACGGCGAGAGGCCCTACTGGAATTGGTCTAATCAGGACGTGATCAAGTCGATCGAGAAAGGATACAGGCTTCCAGCGCCGATGGATTGTCCGGAGGCAATTTATCAGCTCATGCTCGACTGTTGGCAAAAGGAACGGACCCATCGTCCCACCTTTGCCAATCTCACCCAGACGTTGGACAAGCTCATACGAAGCCCGGAAACGCTGAGGAAAATTGCCCAGAACAG GGGCACCAATCCACTGGCGCCGGACGCGGTGGACTTGACACAGTTGACCTCGGTCGGCGAGTGGCTGGCCTCGATCAAGATGTCACGGTACGCGGACAGCTTCGAGAGGTCCGGGGTGACCAGCCTGGATGCAGCCGCCCGGGTGACCGTTCAGGAGCTGACGGCGCTCGGCGTGACGCTGGTGGGACACCAGAAGAAGATCATGAACAGCGTGACGGCGCTCCGAGCGCAGATGTCCGCGACGACGCAAGGCTTTCTCGTCTAA
- the Eph gene encoding eph receptor tyrosine kinase isoform X4 — protein MAPFNMAGVAGLLATCAAAAASAAHLLPLLLLLICPRGTHAEQVVLLDTTQEEKLEWTKYPFGPAMVTPGWVEESFTNFDKGINWRSYVVCDVAYSDVNNWLWTPFIDRGPANRVYIEIKFTTRDCSLFPGHALSCKETFSLLYYEFDAATKEPPPWKTESYKLIGRIAAGEGRFNTNTEVMINTEVKSIPVTKRGVYFAFRDQGACISILAIKVYYISCPEISVNFAHFPATPTGREVALIEQTIGTCVENAMVMEEPTFLCKGDGKWYLPNGGCHCKPGYQADIEKQQCIKCQKGNFKHEAGPHSCEPCPAYSKSPDYAFSECRCIAGYYRAEKDPKKMPCTQPPSAPQNLTVNFVDQSTVMLSWNAPHMLGGRTDTTYRVVCDACSMGVKYIPNADIFNDTKITITGLNAVTTYRFQVFAENGVSSLAGKSEYVDITVTTEASVPSLVNNVRITSVKSSELSISWDAPVTEIGGDSDLVERYEVRCYPRYDDATNATVIQTTELSATFKGLKPSTDYAIQVRAKTTRGWGEYTPVVFKKTPHAMGLDYVGEDDNMQVRIIAGAIVAVVVLLVIIIIMTVLILRSRASDECNKKQPSDCDTLEYRNGEGLVVTYMHCKMDSSPIVTTHTNNKSKSSLTTPLFTPAVGVAAAGAGGTGGAGARSYVDPHTYEDPNQAVREFAREIDAGYITIEAIIGGGEFGDVCRGKLKLPPDGRTEIDVAIKTLKPGSADKARNDFLTEASIMGQFEHPNVIFLQGVVTKSNPVMIITEFMENGSLDTFLRANDGKFQVLQLVGMLRGIASGMQYLAEMNYVHRDLAARNVLVNAALVCKIADFGLSREIESATEGAYTTRGGKIPVRWTAPEAIAFRKFTSASDVWSMGIVCWEVMSYGERPYWNWSNQDVIKSIEKGYRLPAPMDCPEAIYQLMLDCWQKERTHRPTFANLTQTLDKLIRSPETLRKIAQNSVRPPAHNPYYVTSHAAAAQAAAAAAAIPAAATGQFVDVVGHQAHQAQSTIAVPVMPPGAGRSLHYHTHAATHALPQQPPLTYPNWVPFTHFG, from the exons TGGGTGGAAGAGTCGTTCACGAACTTCGACAAGGGCATCAATTGGCGGAGCTACGTTGTCTGCGACGTCGCGTACAGCGACGTGAACAATTGGCTGTGGACGCCGTTCATCGACAGGGGACCGGCGAACCGCGTGTATATAGAAATAAAATTCACGACCCGTGACTGCTCGTTGTTCCCCGGACACGCGCTCAGCTGCAAAGAAACTTTCAGTCTACTTTACTACGAGTTCGACGCGGCGACCAAGGAGCCGCCGCCATGGAAGACCGAGAGTTACAAGTTGATCG GTCGCATCGCCGCTGGCGAAGGGAGGTTCAACACGAACACGGAAGTGATGATAAATACGGAGGTAAAGTCGATCCCGGTGACCAAGAGAGGCGTGTACTTTGCGTTCCGCGACCAGGGCGCTTGCATCTCCATCCTGGCTATCAAGGTCTACTACATCAGCTGTCCGGAGATATCCGTCAACTTTGCCCACTTTCCAGCGACGCCGACGGGCCGCGAGGTAGCGTTGATCGAGCAAACGATCGGGACTTGCGTCGAGAACGCCATGGTAATGGAGGAGCCCACCTTCCTCTGCAAAGGGGACGGAAAGTGGTATCTACCGAACGGCGGATGTCACTGCAAGCCAGGATACCAAGCTGACATCGAGAAGCAACAGTGCATCAAGTGCCAGAAGGGTAATTTCAAGCACGAGGCTGGTCCGCACAGCTGCGAGCCCTGCCCGGCGTACAGCAAGTCCCCCGATTACGCCTTCTCGGAGTGTCGATGCATCGCGGGTTATTACAGAGCGGAAAAGGACCCCAAGAAGATGCCCTGTACAC AACCGCCTTCGGCGCCACAAAATTTAACGGTCAACTTCGTGGACCAGTCCACCGTGATGCTGTCTTGGAACGCGCCGCACATGCTGGGTGGCAGAACGGACACGACCTACAGGGTGGTCTGCGATGCCTGTAGCATGGGCGTCAAATACATTCCCAACGCC GACATCTTCAACGACACCAAGATCACGATAACGGGCCTAAACGCGGTGACGACCTATCGATTCCAAGTGTTTGCCGAAAACGGCGTATCCTCGCTGGCCGGAAAATCCGAGTACGTGGACATCACGGTCACCACCGAGGCCAGCGTGCCCAGTTTGGTCAACAACGTCAGGATCACCAGCGTTAAGAGTTCCGAGCTGAGCATCAGTTGGGACGCCCCTGTAACCGAGATCGGTGGAGACAGCGATCTGGTCGAGAGATACGAAG TGAGGTGCTATCCGCGCTACGACGACGCTACCAATGCCACCGTTATCCAGACCACCGAGCTCTCGGCGACGTTCAAGGGTTTAAAACCATCCACCGACTACGCGATACAAGTACGGGCAAAGACTACGCGCGGTTGGGGCGAATACACTCCGGTGGTGTTCAAAAAGACGCCTCACGCAATGGGTCTAG ACTACGTTGGAGAGGACGACAACATGCAAGTGAGAATCATAGCCGGGGCTATCGTGGCCGTGGTCGTTCTCCTGGTGATCATCATCATCATGACCGTTCTGATCCTCAGAAG CAGGGCCTCGGACGAGTGTAACAAGAAACAGCCGAGCGACTGCGATACCCTGGAATACAGGAACGGCGAAG GACTAGTTGTGACCTACA TGCACTGCAAAATGGACAGTTCACCGATTGTGACAACCCACACCAACAACAAGAGCAAGTCCTCGC TGACCACGCCGCTGTTCACACCTGCAGTGGGGGTTGCCGCCGCAGGTGCAGGAGGCACTGGTGGTGCAGGTGCGAGGAGTTACGTCGATCCTCACACCTACGAGGACCCGAATCAAGCCGTAAGGGAGTTTGCTCGCGAGATCGACGCGGGATACATCACGATAGAAGCCATCATAG GTGGCGGGGAATTCGGCGACGTTTGTCGGGGAAAGTTGAAGCTGCCGCCCGACGGTCGAACGGAGATCGACGTGGCCATAAAAACTTTGAAACCAGGCTCCGCGGACAAGGCTCGCAACGACTTCCTGACCGAGGCCTCGATCATGGGTCAGTTCGAACACCCGAACGTGATATTCCTGCAGGGGGTCGTGACCAAGAGCAACCCGGTGATGATCATTACGGAGTTTATGGAGAACGGTAGCCTGGACACTTTCCTTCGCGCGAACGACGGCAAGTTCCAAGTACTCCAGCTGGTCGGGATGCTCCGTGGTATCGCGAGCGGTATGCAGTATCTTGCCGAGATGAATTACGTGCACCGGGACCTCGCGGCGAGGAACGTGCTCGTGAACGCCGCCCTGGTGTGCAAGATCGCCGACTTTGGGCTCAGCAGGGAGATCGAAAGCGCCACGGAAGGAGCGTACACGACCAGG GGTGGAAAGATCCCGGTGCGATGGACAGCTCCGGAAGCGATAGCGTTCCGGAAGTTCACCAGCGCCTCGGACGTGTGGAGCATGGGCATCGTCTGTTGGGAGGTGATGTCCTACGGCGAGAGGCCCTACTGGAATTGGTCTAATCAGGACGTGATCAAGTCGATCGAGAAAGGATACAGGCTTCCAGCGCCGATGGATTGTCCGGAGGCAATTTATCAGCTCATGCTCGACTGTTGGCAAAAGGAACGGACCCATCGTCCCACCTTTGCCAATCTCACCCAGACGTTGGACAAGCTCATACGAAGCCCGGAAACGCTGAGGAAAATTGCCCAGAACAG cgtGAGGCCACCTGCACACAATCCATACTATGTCACAAGCCACGCGGCTGCCGCACAGGCCGCGGCAGCGGCCGCTGCGATTCCAGCCGCGGCCACGGGCCAGTTCGTAGACGTAGTCGGCCATCAGGCCCATCAAGCCCAGTCGACGATTGCCGTTCCAGTAATGCCACCAGGAGCCGGCCGTAGCTTACACTATCACACACACGCAGCGACACACGCATTGCCACAGCAACCACCGCTTACTTACCCTAACTGGGTCCCGTTCACGCATTTCGGTTAA